A genomic region of Thermus hydrothermalis contains the following coding sequences:
- a CDS encoding DNA repair protein RecN has protein sequence MLVRLEVKNLAAIREATLELAPGLNVLTGETGAGKSLLVDALALLLGERAEGLIGPYGDSLLVTAFFQGEGERVLSRRVGVRSTPRIDGEVVSLRELQEEAERWLSLHAQHAALALLSPRRQRELLDALLPPGHLQAYREAHARYQALLQEKEALEEALRAKSEREDLLRFQLREIQEAKPRPGEDLELEEEARRLRHLETLRERAGKAYALLTEEGLSPWENAVRELRQGGRYDPALEALAKDLEAALEGAEAVARELEAYLEGLEADPGRLAQLEERLALLERLKRKYGPTLEEVLAHGERAKAELAALEGGEERLFEVRKDLLKAEETLLRLGAELSQARQGAAKKLARAMEEELAALGLPQARFQVALTPLPEPGAFGLEEVAFRFAAHPRLPLSPLSAASGGELSRIALSLALLTGAEAPTVVFDEMDTGVGGETAWKLAERLARLGEKRQVLVVTHLPQVAARAHRHLKVVKEEGEVRVEVLEGEERVRELARLLSGQYTEAALSHARLLLEAR, from the coding sequence ATGCTCGTCCGCCTCGAGGTGAAAAACCTCGCCGCCATCCGCGAGGCCACCCTGGAGCTCGCCCCCGGTCTCAACGTCCTCACCGGGGAAACGGGGGCCGGGAAAAGCCTCCTGGTGGACGCCTTGGCCCTCCTTTTGGGGGAGCGGGCCGAGGGGCTTATCGGGCCCTATGGGGATAGCCTCCTGGTCACCGCCTTCTTCCAGGGGGAAGGGGAGCGGGTGCTTTCCCGAAGGGTGGGGGTCCGCTCCACGCCCCGCATAGACGGGGAGGTGGTGAGCCTGAGGGAACTCCAGGAGGAGGCGGAACGCTGGCTCTCCCTCCATGCGCAACACGCCGCCTTGGCCCTGCTTTCCCCCAGGCGCCAGCGGGAGCTCCTGGACGCCCTCCTCCCCCCCGGCCACCTCCAGGCCTACCGGGAAGCCCACGCCCGCTACCAGGCTCTCCTTCAGGAAAAAGAGGCCCTGGAGGAGGCCCTGCGGGCCAAAAGCGAGCGGGAAGACCTCCTGCGCTTCCAACTCCGGGAAATCCAAGAGGCCAAGCCCCGTCCCGGGGAAGACCTAGAGCTGGAGGAGGAGGCCCGGCGCCTACGGCACCTGGAAACCTTGCGGGAACGGGCGGGGAAGGCCTATGCGCTCCTCACCGAAGAGGGGCTTTCCCCTTGGGAAAACGCCGTGCGGGAGCTTCGCCAGGGGGGGCGGTACGACCCCGCCCTGGAGGCCCTGGCCAAGGACCTGGAGGCCGCCCTGGAGGGGGCGGAGGCGGTGGCGCGGGAGCTAGAGGCGTACTTGGAGGGCCTCGAGGCCGACCCTGGCCGCCTGGCCCAACTGGAGGAACGCCTCGCCCTCCTGGAGCGCCTCAAGCGCAAGTACGGCCCCACCCTGGAGGAGGTCCTGGCCCACGGGGAGCGGGCCAAGGCGGAGCTTGCCGCCTTGGAAGGGGGTGAGGAACGCCTTTTTGAGGTGCGAAAGGACCTCCTGAAGGCAGAAGAAACGCTCCTCCGGCTAGGGGCGGAGCTAAGCCAGGCCCGGCAAGGGGCGGCCAAGAAGCTCGCCCGGGCCATGGAGGAGGAGCTCGCCGCCTTAGGCCTCCCCCAGGCCCGCTTCCAGGTGGCCCTCACCCCCTTGCCCGAGCCCGGGGCCTTTGGCCTGGAGGAGGTGGCCTTTCGCTTCGCCGCCCATCCCCGCCTACCCCTCTCCCCCCTCTCCGCCGCCAGCGGGGGGGAGCTTTCCCGCATCGCCCTCTCCCTCGCCCTCCTCACCGGGGCCGAGGCCCCCACGGTGGTCTTTGACGAGATGGACACCGGGGTGGGCGGGGAAACCGCCTGGAAGCTCGCCGAGCGCCTCGCCCGCCTGGGGGAAAAGCGCCAGGTCCTGGTGGTGACCCACCTGCCCCAGGTGGCCGCCCGGGCCCACCGCCACCTTAAGGTGGTGAAGGAAGAGG
- a CDS encoding GGDEF domain-containing protein — protein MRILALYGGIVGSLGLLYAHHLEWKRTEEKNLRWIRFLRELARLTPRITQTLSPEAVLIGALEATRTLIPEAVGLEVLSRRGLVGLRTPYSLKVPMNGESAHLYLRKPPKEPLPEGLLSLLGERLRQVLKQVEWGTLALTDPLTGLLNRRGLEVELPKLLSLTRRYHNPLSVALLDIDHFKRINDAFGHAVGDQVLKALGRILQGSLRREDVAVRYGGEEFLLLLYGADQRAAMEVVERIRSRFRAQKVEPIPYPLTLSAGIAGGKTPNGLEEVEEWVLKADYALLRAKETGRDRITLA, from the coding sequence ATGCGCATACTGGCCCTCTACGGGGGGATAGTGGGGTCTTTGGGTCTCCTTTATGCGCACCACCTGGAATGGAAGCGCACGGAAGAAAAGAACTTGCGCTGGATACGATTTCTGAGGGAGCTTGCTCGCCTTACTCCCCGGATCACCCAAACCCTTAGCCCCGAAGCAGTCCTAATAGGCGCATTGGAAGCCACCCGCACCTTGATCCCCGAAGCGGTGGGCCTCGAGGTCCTCAGCAGGCGAGGGCTTGTGGGGCTCCGCACCCCCTATAGCCTAAAGGTACCTATGAACGGGGAATCCGCCCACCTATACCTCCGAAAACCTCCTAAAGAACCTCTTCCCGAAGGCTTGCTCTCTCTCCTAGGCGAGCGGCTTCGCCAAGTGCTCAAGCAGGTGGAGTGGGGTACCTTGGCGCTGACCGATCCCCTCACCGGGCTTCTCAACCGCCGGGGCCTCGAGGTAGAGCTCCCCAAGCTCCTTTCCCTAACCAGGCGTTACCATAATCCCCTAAGCGTTGCCCTACTGGATATTGACCACTTCAAGCGCATCAACGACGCCTTCGGCCACGCTGTGGGAGACCAAGTGCTCAAGGCCCTAGGCCGCATCCTCCAAGGAAGCCTTCGCCGAGAAGACGTGGCGGTGCGCTATGGTGGCGAGGAATTTCTCCTGCTTCTCTACGGCGCAGACCAGCGGGCAGCCATGGAAGTGGTGGAGCGGATCCGATCCCGCTTCCGCGCCCAGAAGGTGGAACCTATCCCCTACCCTTTAACCCTTTCCGCAGGGATAGCAGGCGGCAAGACACCCAATGGGCTAGAGGAGGTGGAGGAGTGGGTGCTCAAAGCCGATTACGCCCTCCTCCGGGCCAAGGAAACGGGGCGCGACCGCATCACCCTAGCCTAG
- a CDS encoding Eco57I restriction-modification methylase domain-containing protein, producing the protein MAQDPEALYRDLLRIAYRILFLLVAEARGVLGGNELYRRSFSPHRLLDLSTDKEAYTEDYDLWLGLKTLFRLLREPGLLVGTEPAAKILGLDVLNGHLFEPIPLEEGPYAVDNRHLLQAFHHLVFFRDGKEGLKRINYAALDVEELGSVYESLLDHTPVVEGRGEERRFAFQSGTLRKRTGSYYTPEALVDLVLRETLDPVVEERLKAAGDDPKAREEALLSLKILDPASGSGHFLLGVARRLARRLAQVRTGEEEPSPEAYRQAVRDVVANCLYAVDLNPLAVELCRVALWMESHVPGKPLTFLVHRVKCGNSLVGVLDPEVLAEGIPEEAFTPKKGDAKEVAASLKKENRCQREGEQTLFTPPRESVLKEERENLVKLLQEFAQLPENCPQEVVAKARFYEALREKDAWRRLKLASDLWTAAFFQRLEGKGPFITTEAVWRALEDGVDPALSELAEELARRHRFFHWWLEFPEVFAQGGFDVVLGNPPWTRLREEEGMTRFLRASGRFPLTGKGANTYQFFTELARSLCRPGGFCGLLVPTGLATDSGSLSLFRDLVLKGTLRTVYDFENRKGFFPEVDSRFRFALVAFEGGGQSSNARSKGARMAFFLKEPEEARDEKRSLTLSAEDIALFNPNTCTLPLFRTPQDAELARHLYRVAGVFYKEAPKEDPWKIRLGLLMPLEHNSPFLRSPQSLKGAKRFGHRLDLEGEPYVPFWEAKMFHQYNHRYADYASGEIQPLSPTALSDPTYSVTPAYYLPEGFVEERLSHLEGARFPRRRWLLAFRNVARATDERTVIFTVLPRLGVGGKAPLLLSSEPSFRILTLLANLNGLVLDYAARQKVGATDLSFHYLKQFPVLPPDRYTEEDLRFLVPRVLELVYTAWDLAPLAQDVWEEADEDLREAIRRWREEAPAHLDKPPAWLEGPYPFPPFQWDEERRARLRAELDAYYARLYGLNRKQLRYILDPQDLTEGELKDILSDYEEVEDPLDEAAYRKRRERSRFPGETFRVLREKEIKRYGEYRTRRLVLEAWERLS; encoded by the coding sequence TTGGCCCAAGACCCGGAGGCGCTTTACCGCGACCTCCTGCGCATCGCCTACCGCATTCTTTTCCTCCTAGTGGCGGAGGCACGAGGGGTCCTGGGAGGGAATGAACTCTACCGCCGATCCTTCTCCCCCCACCGCCTCCTGGACCTTTCCACCGACAAGGAGGCCTACACGGAGGATTACGACCTCTGGCTTGGTCTCAAGACCCTGTTCCGGCTCCTGAGGGAGCCGGGACTCCTCGTGGGGACCGAGCCCGCCGCCAAGATCCTGGGCTTGGACGTCCTGAACGGCCACCTTTTTGAGCCCATCCCCCTCGAGGAGGGCCCGTATGCCGTGGACAACCGCCACCTCCTCCAGGCGTTCCACCATCTGGTCTTCTTCCGGGATGGGAAGGAAGGGCTCAAGCGCATCAACTACGCCGCTTTGGACGTGGAGGAACTGGGCTCGGTGTACGAAAGCCTTCTGGACCACACCCCGGTGGTGGAAGGACGAGGGGAAGAGCGCCGCTTCGCCTTCCAGTCGGGTACGCTGAGAAAGCGCACGGGGAGCTACTACACCCCGGAAGCCTTGGTGGACCTGGTCCTCCGGGAGACTTTGGACCCCGTGGTGGAGGAGCGCCTGAAGGCGGCGGGGGACGATCCCAAAGCCCGTGAGGAAGCCCTCCTCTCCCTCAAGATCCTGGACCCCGCTTCGGGGAGCGGGCACTTCCTCCTGGGGGTAGCCCGGAGGCTCGCCCGCCGCCTGGCCCAGGTGCGCACCGGGGAGGAGGAGCCCTCTCCCGAGGCGTACCGCCAGGCGGTGCGGGACGTGGTGGCGAACTGCCTCTACGCTGTGGACCTGAACCCCCTGGCGGTGGAGCTTTGCCGGGTAGCCCTCTGGATGGAAAGCCACGTGCCAGGTAAGCCCCTCACCTTCCTGGTCCACCGCGTGAAGTGCGGCAACTCCCTGGTGGGCGTTCTGGATCCCGAGGTGCTGGCGGAGGGGATACCCGAGGAAGCCTTTACCCCCAAGAAAGGGGACGCCAAGGAGGTAGCGGCCTCCCTCAAGAAGGAGAACCGCTGCCAGCGGGAGGGGGAGCAGACCCTCTTTACTCCCCCTAGGGAAAGCGTTCTAAAAGAGGAGCGAGAAAACCTTGTCAAACTCCTTCAAGAGTTCGCCCAGCTCCCCGAGAACTGCCCGCAGGAGGTGGTGGCCAAGGCTCGTTTTTACGAGGCGCTCAGGGAGAAGGATGCCTGGCGAAGGCTCAAGCTCGCCTCGGACCTCTGGACGGCGGCCTTCTTCCAACGGCTTGAGGGCAAGGGCCCCTTCATCACCACGGAAGCGGTGTGGCGGGCCCTGGAGGATGGGGTGGACCCCGCCCTAAGCGAGCTCGCCGAGGAACTTGCAAGGCGCCACCGCTTCTTCCACTGGTGGCTGGAGTTCCCCGAGGTCTTCGCCCAAGGGGGGTTTGACGTGGTGTTGGGGAACCCGCCTTGGACTCGCTTGCGAGAAGAGGAGGGCATGACCCGCTTTCTCAGGGCTTCGGGCCGTTTTCCCTTAACGGGTAAAGGGGCGAACACCTACCAATTTTTTACCGAGCTCGCTCGTTCCTTATGCCGTCCTGGTGGCTTCTGTGGGCTTTTGGTGCCCACCGGTTTGGCCACGGACTCGGGTAGCCTGAGCCTCTTTCGGGATCTGGTGCTAAAGGGAACGCTCCGAACCGTTTATGACTTTGAAAACCGAAAAGGGTTTTTCCCGGAGGTGGATAGCCGTTTTCGGTTTGCCCTGGTGGCCTTTGAGGGGGGAGGGCAAAGCTCTAACGCCAGAAGCAAAGGGGCCAGGATGGCCTTTTTCCTGAAGGAGCCCGAAGAAGCTCGGGATGAAAAGCGTTCTTTGACGCTATCCGCAGAGGATATTGCCCTTTTCAACCCGAACACATGCACGCTTCCCCTCTTCCGCACCCCCCAGGATGCGGAACTCGCCCGCCACCTTTACCGGGTGGCTGGCGTTTTCTATAAGGAGGCGCCTAAAGAAGACCCCTGGAAGATTCGTTTGGGGTTGCTTATGCCTCTAGAACACAATTCTCCCTTCCTGCGCTCCCCGCAAAGCCTGAAGGGGGCAAAGCGGTTTGGTCACCGCTTGGACCTGGAAGGGGAACCCTATGTGCCCTTTTGGGAAGCGAAGATGTTTCACCAGTACAACCATCGCTATGCGGACTACGCCTCGGGGGAGATCCAACCCCTATCGCCTACGGCCCTTTCTGACCCTACGTACTCGGTCACGCCGGCCTACTACCTCCCGGAAGGCTTTGTGGAGGAGCGCCTTTCCCATCTGGAAGGTGCTCGCTTTCCCAGGCGGCGGTGGCTCCTCGCCTTTCGCAACGTGGCTCGCGCCACCGATGAGCGCACGGTGATTTTCACCGTTCTTCCCCGCCTAGGGGTGGGGGGAAAGGCCCCCTTGCTCCTTTCCTCCGAGCCAAGCTTCCGCATCCTCACCCTCCTGGCAAACCTGAATGGTTTGGTGTTGGACTATGCCGCCCGCCAAAAAGTGGGCGCCACGGACTTGAGCTTCCACTACCTCAAGCAGTTCCCCGTCCTCCCCCCCGACCGCTACACGGAAGAGGACCTCCGCTTCCTCGTCCCCCGGGTCCTGGAGCTCGTCTACACCGCCTGGGACTTAGCCCCCTTAGCCCAGGACGTTTGGGAAGAGGCGGACGAAGACCTCCGGGAAGCCATCAGGCGCTGGCGAGAGGAAGCCCCGGCGCACCTGGACAAGCCCCCCGCGTGGCTCGAGGGCCCCTACCCCTTCCCGCCCTTCCAATGGGACGAAGAGAGGCGGGCTAGGCTCCGGGCCGAACTGGACGCCTACTACGCCAGGCTTTACGGCCTAAACCGCAAGCAACTCCGCTACATCCTGGACCCTCAGGACCTCACGGAAGGGGAGCTTAAGGACATCCTTTCCGATTACGAGGAAGTGGAAGACCCCCTGGACGAAGCGGCTTACCGCAAGCGGCGGGAAAGGAGCCGTTTTCCCGGGGAAACCTTCCGGGTGCTCAGGGAAAAGGAGATAAAGCGCTACGGGGAGTACCGCACCCGTAGGCTTGTATTGGAGGCGTGGGAAAGACTCAGCTAA
- a CDS encoding [LysW]-lysine hydrolase, which yields MMALDPVEFLKGALEIPSPSGQERLVAEYLAEGMERLGLKGFVDEADNARGQIGEGPVQVVLLGHIDTVPGVVPVRLEGDKLFGRGAVDAKGPFVAMIFAAAGLSEEARRRLTVHLVGATEEEAPSSKGARFVAPRLKPDYVVIGEPSGWEGITLGYKGRLLVKARREKDNFHSAHHEPNAAEELISYFVAIKAWAEAMNVGQRPFDQVQYTLRDFRIQPAELKQVAEMFFDLRLPPRLPPEEAIRHLTAYAPPTIELEFFGREVPYLGPKDTPLTRALRQGIRKAGGKPVFKLKTGTSDMNVLAPHWKVPMVAYGPGDSTLDHTPYEHVEVPEFLKGIEALREALEHLALTPGG from the coding sequence ATGATGGCCTTAGACCCCGTGGAGTTCCTCAAGGGGGCCCTGGAGATCCCCTCCCCCTCCGGCCAGGAGCGGTTGGTGGCGGAATACCTGGCGGAGGGGATGGAAAGGCTCGGGCTCAAGGGGTTCGTGGACGAGGCGGACAACGCCCGGGGCCAGATAGGGGAAGGCCCCGTCCAGGTGGTCCTCCTGGGGCACATTGACACCGTGCCCGGGGTGGTGCCCGTGCGGCTAGAGGGGGACAAGCTCTTCGGCCGCGGGGCGGTGGACGCCAAGGGCCCCTTCGTGGCCATGATCTTCGCCGCTGCGGGGCTTTCCGAGGAGGCGAGAAGGCGCCTCACCGTCCACCTGGTGGGGGCCACGGAGGAGGAGGCGCCGAGCTCCAAGGGTGCCCGCTTCGTGGCCCCGCGCCTCAAGCCGGACTACGTGGTTATCGGGGAGCCCTCGGGGTGGGAGGGCATCACCCTGGGGTACAAGGGAAGGCTCTTGGTGAAGGCGAGGCGGGAAAAGGACAACTTCCACTCCGCCCACCACGAGCCCAACGCCGCCGAGGAGCTCATCAGCTACTTCGTGGCCATCAAGGCCTGGGCCGAGGCCATGAACGTGGGCCAGCGCCCCTTTGACCAGGTGCAGTACACCCTCCGGGACTTCCGGATCCAGCCCGCCGAGCTCAAGCAGGTGGCGGAGATGTTCTTTGACCTACGCCTCCCCCCGAGGCTTCCCCCGGAGGAGGCCATCCGCCACCTCACGGCCTACGCCCCCCCCACCATTGAGCTAGAGTTCTTCGGGCGGGAGGTGCCCTACCTGGGCCCCAAGGACACCCCCCTGACCCGGGCCTTGCGCCAGGGCATCCGCAAGGCCGGGGGCAAGCCCGTCTTCAAGCTAAAGACGGGGACCAGCGACATGAACGTCCTGGCGCCCCACTGGAAGGTGCCCATGGTGGCCTACGGCCCCGGGGACTCCACCCTGGACCACACCCCTTACGAGCACGTGGAGGTCCCGGAGTTCTTGAAGGGCATTGAGGCCTTGCGTGAAGCGCTAGAGCATCTAGCGCTAACCCCGGGGGGTTAA